From Cellulomonas dongxiuzhuiae, the proteins below share one genomic window:
- the glgA gene encoding glycogen synthase, whose protein sequence is MRVDLLTREYPPHVYGGAGVHVAGLTAVLRELIDVRVHSFDEPVAEPGTHGYAVPGGLSGANAALATMGVDLAIVDGIGRDTADGGTDLVHSHTWYANLAGHLASLLYGVPHVLTAHSLEPLRPWKAEQLGGGYALSSWVERTAYEAADAVIAVSGGMRADILRSYPAVDPAKVHVVHNGIDLDGWQRPTSQEGTARARAVVQELGIDPDRPSVVFVGRITRQKGLPYLLRAVEALPTDVQVVLCAGAPDTPEILAEVNALVADLRTRRSGVVWIDRMLPRAELVAVLAHGTVFACPSVYEPLGIVNLEAMAVGLPVVGTATGGIPEVVDDGVTGVLVPIDQVQDGTGTPVDPDAFVADLGAALADAVSDTERAARWGAAARRRVEDHFSWHAIGERTLEVYRGVLDR, encoded by the coding sequence GTGCGCGTCGACCTGCTGACCCGCGAGTACCCGCCGCACGTGTACGGCGGCGCGGGCGTCCACGTCGCCGGCCTGACGGCCGTGCTGCGCGAGCTCATCGACGTGCGCGTGCACAGCTTCGACGAGCCGGTCGCGGAGCCGGGCACCCACGGCTACGCCGTCCCCGGCGGCCTGAGCGGGGCCAACGCCGCGCTCGCCACCATGGGCGTCGACCTCGCCATCGTCGACGGCATCGGGCGCGACACGGCCGACGGCGGCACCGACCTCGTGCACTCGCACACGTGGTACGCGAACCTCGCGGGCCACCTCGCGTCGCTCCTGTACGGCGTGCCGCACGTGCTCACCGCGCACAGCCTGGAGCCGCTGCGCCCGTGGAAGGCCGAGCAGCTCGGCGGCGGGTACGCGCTGTCGTCGTGGGTCGAGCGCACGGCGTACGAGGCGGCCGACGCCGTCATCGCGGTCAGCGGCGGCATGCGCGCCGACATCCTGCGGTCCTACCCGGCCGTGGACCCCGCGAAGGTGCACGTCGTGCACAACGGCATCGACCTCGACGGCTGGCAGCGGCCCACGTCGCAGGAGGGCACGGCCCGGGCGCGTGCCGTCGTGCAGGAGCTCGGCATCGACCCCGACCGGCCGTCCGTGGTGTTCGTCGGCCGGATCACGCGGCAGAAGGGTCTGCCCTACCTGCTGCGCGCCGTCGAGGCGCTCCCCACCGACGTGCAGGTCGTGCTGTGCGCCGGTGCCCCGGACACCCCGGAGATCCTCGCGGAGGTGAACGCGCTGGTGGCGGACCTGCGCACGCGCCGCTCGGGCGTCGTGTGGATCGACCGCATGCTGCCGCGCGCCGAGCTCGTCGCGGTGCTCGCGCACGGCACCGTCTTCGCGTGCCCGTCCGTCTACGAGCCGCTCGGCATCGTCAACCTCGAGGCCATGGCCGTCGGCCTGCCCGTGGTCGGTACGGCGACGGGCGGCATCCCCGAGGTCGTCGACGACGGCGTCACGGGCGTGCTCGTGCCGATCGACCAGGTGCAGGACGGCACCGGCACGCCCGTCGACCCGGACGCGTTCGTCGCCGACCTGGGGGCGGCGCTCGCGGACGCCGTCAGCGACACCGAGCGCGCCGCGCGGTGGGGAGCGGCAGCGCGGCGGCGCGTCGAGGACCACTTCTCGTGGCACGCGATCGGCGAGCGCACGCTCGAGGTGTACCGGGGGGTCCTGGACCGGTGA
- a CDS encoding glucose-1-phosphate adenylyltransferase yields the protein MPAPRVLAIVLAGGEGKRLMPLTAHRAKPAVPFGGIYRLVDFALSNVINSHYLHVIVLTQYKSHSLDRHVSKTWRMSALLGNYVAAVPAQQRVGKHWYLGSADAIYQCLNIIDDERPDIVVVVGADHVYRMDFSQMVDSHIESGAELTVAGIRQPIDMADQFGVIETVPGDPTRIAAFREKPTDPTPVPGSPFEILASMGNYVANADALVKAVTVDAEDVNSRHDMGGDIVPWFVERGTAGVYDFIRNDVPGSTDRDRDYWRDVGTLDSYFDANQDLISIEPVFNLYNDDWPLHTGYTGLPPAKFVHAGAGRLGHAADSIVSPGVVVSGATVSGSILSPGIRLHSWAQVTDSVLMDGVQVERYAQIHHAILDKNVIVPERARIGLDHDHDRARGFTVTDSGITVVPKGTIITD from the coding sequence ATGCCAGCGCCGCGTGTCCTCGCCATCGTCCTCGCCGGAGGGGAGGGCAAGCGCCTCATGCCGCTCACCGCGCACCGTGCGAAGCCTGCCGTGCCCTTCGGCGGCATCTACCGGCTCGTCGACTTCGCCCTGTCGAACGTCATCAACTCGCACTACCTGCACGTGATCGTGCTGACCCAGTACAAGTCCCACTCGCTGGACCGCCACGTGTCGAAGACGTGGCGCATGTCGGCGCTGCTGGGCAACTACGTGGCGGCCGTGCCCGCGCAGCAGCGTGTCGGCAAGCACTGGTACCTGGGCAGCGCGGACGCGATCTACCAGTGCCTCAACATCATCGACGACGAGCGGCCCGACATCGTCGTCGTGGTCGGCGCCGACCACGTGTACCGCATGGACTTCTCCCAGATGGTGGACTCGCACATCGAGTCGGGCGCCGAGCTGACGGTGGCCGGCATCCGGCAGCCGATCGACATGGCCGACCAGTTCGGTGTCATCGAGACCGTGCCGGGCGACCCGACACGCATCGCGGCGTTCCGCGAGAAGCCGACGGACCCGACGCCCGTGCCGGGGTCCCCCTTCGAGATCCTCGCGTCGATGGGCAACTACGTCGCGAACGCCGACGCGCTGGTCAAGGCGGTGACCGTCGACGCCGAGGACGTCAACTCCCGGCACGACATGGGCGGCGACATCGTGCCGTGGTTCGTCGAGCGGGGCACCGCGGGGGTGTACGACTTCATCCGCAACGACGTGCCCGGATCCACCGACCGCGACCGCGACTACTGGCGCGACGTGGGGACGCTCGACTCGTACTTCGACGCGAACCAGGACCTGATCTCGATCGAGCCCGTGTTCAACCTGTACAACGACGACTGGCCCCTGCACACCGGGTACACCGGCCTGCCGCCGGCCAAGTTCGTCCACGCCGGTGCCGGGCGCCTGGGACACGCGGCCGACTCCATCGTGTCCCCGGGCGTCGTCGTGTCGGGCGCGACCGTCTCCGGGTCGATCCTGTCCCCGGGCATCCGGCTGCACTCGTGGGCGCAGGTGACGGACTCCGTGCTCATGGACGGCGTGCAGGTCGAGCGCTACGCGCAGATCCACCACGCGATCCTCGACAAGAACGTCATCGTCCCCGAGCGCGCCCGTATCGGCCTGGACCACGATCACGACCGTGCACGCGGGTTCACCGTGACGGACAGCGGCATCACGGTCGTGCCGAAGGGCACGATCATCACCGACTGA
- the serB gene encoding phosphoserine phosphatase SerB has protein sequence MDTRTAAARLVVMDVDSTLITGEVVEMLAGHAGSRPLVAQITERAMRGEIDFAQSLRERVATLAGLPVSVFEDVLAEVELTPGAVELVAELQGRGWPVGLVSGGFVEVARPLAARLGITRVHANRLEVRDGHLTGRVDGPVVDRAAKAATLTAWALELGLPMSRTVAIGDGANDLDMLAAADTGIAFNAKPVVAQAADVAVAGRLDAVLALAPFAD, from the coding sequence GTGGACACCCGTACGGCCGCTGCCCGGCTCGTCGTCATGGACGTCGACTCGACGCTCATCACGGGCGAGGTCGTCGAGATGCTCGCGGGGCACGCCGGCTCGCGCCCCCTCGTCGCGCAGATCACCGAGCGCGCGATGCGCGGCGAGATCGACTTCGCGCAGTCGCTGCGCGAGCGCGTCGCGACGCTCGCGGGCCTGCCCGTCTCGGTGTTCGAGGACGTGCTCGCGGAGGTGGAGCTGACCCCCGGTGCCGTCGAGCTCGTCGCCGAGCTGCAGGGCCGCGGCTGGCCCGTGGGGCTGGTGTCCGGCGGCTTCGTCGAGGTCGCCCGCCCGCTGGCCGCGCGGCTCGGCATCACGCGCGTGCACGCCAACCGGCTGGAGGTCCGCGACGGGCACCTGACGGGGCGTGTCGACGGCCCGGTCGTGGACCGCGCCGCGAAGGCTGCCACGCTCACGGCCTGGGCGCTCGAGCTCGGGCTGCCCATGAGCCGGACGGTCGCGATCGGCGACGGCGCCAACGACCTCGATATGCTCGCCGCGGCGGACACCGGGATCGCGTTCAACGCCAAGCCGGTCGTCGCGCAGGCCGCGGACGTCGCGGTGGCGGGGCGGCTCGACGCCGTGCTGGCGCTCGCACCCTTCGCCGACTGA